A single Gammaproteobacteria bacterium DNA region contains:
- a CDS encoding thiamine pyrophosphate-binding protein: MGQDIPVSRLKSTAETRPSSSSNPSPKPEAADIIVAYLEQLGVEYVFGVPGGAIEPLFNALARSARRGGPRVVVARHETGAAFMADGYARNSGRLGVCCATTGPGATNLITGVASAYENHIPLLVITAQTALASFGRGALQESSCTGVNTVGMFEYCTRYNTLVSHPDQLEPKLSAAIMAAFQTPVGPSHISLPLDLLRSPATVAAPSYDLASLLQADKVYDPEAIAVLKEELAQARGVVFVIGEGAGEAIGTILEIALAIGAKLVVTPHGKGFVSPYHPLFRGVIGFAGHTSAIQALLDPNVDTVIAVGTALTESATDGWNADLILNRRLIHIDAIESNLTKSPMARLHVRGHLASIFDELARRMKAADIYSLVPPKNELRQEQSKPPRVAQLRRLPNVELEDAAKHEDDSTPIKPQRLMHDLTRLFPPHTHYLVDSGNSMTWAIHYLHPYDRRLAGRRDVKGSIFWAPLEFASMGWAIGASIGAALAKPETPIVCITGDGSVLMSGQELTVAIEQGLTVIFVILNDSALGMVKHGQRLSGAEPIGFQLPRVDFAALAGALGAQGLVIESPADLEALDIPTLCARRGPTVLDIRVDPEEIPPMASRIRMLNTSAEDAKVSH; this comes from the coding sequence ATGGGTCAGGATATTCCCGTTTCACGCCTGAAATCCACCGCCGAAACCCGCCCCAGTTCGAGTTCCAACCCCAGCCCCAAACCCGAAGCCGCCGATATCATCGTCGCCTACCTCGAACAGCTGGGCGTCGAGTACGTCTTTGGCGTGCCTGGCGGCGCCATCGAGCCCTTGTTCAATGCCCTGGCCCGCAGCGCTCGCCGCGGTGGACCGCGCGTCGTCGTCGCCCGCCACGAGACCGGCGCGGCCTTCATGGCCGACGGCTATGCCCGCAACAGCGGCAGGCTGGGCGTGTGCTGCGCCACCACCGGCCCGGGCGCGACCAATCTCATCACCGGTGTCGCCTCGGCCTACGAGAATCACATCCCCCTGCTGGTCATCACCGCGCAGACGGCGCTGGCCTCGTTCGGGCGCGGGGCCCTGCAGGAGTCATCCTGCACCGGTGTCAACACCGTCGGGATGTTCGAATACTGCACGCGCTATAACACTCTGGTATCGCACCCCGACCAGCTCGAGCCCAAGCTGTCGGCGGCTATCATGGCGGCCTTCCAGACGCCGGTTGGGCCCAGCCACATCAGCCTGCCCCTGGATCTCCTGCGCAGTCCGGCGACGGTGGCGGCACCATCCTACGACCTGGCCAGCCTGCTGCAGGCGGACAAGGTCTACGATCCGGAAGCCATCGCGGTCCTCAAGGAGGAACTGGCCCAGGCACGCGGCGTGGTCTTCGTGATCGGCGAGGGCGCGGGCGAGGCCATCGGTACCATTCTGGAGATTGCACTAGCCATAGGGGCGAAGCTCGTCGTGACGCCGCACGGCAAGGGCTTCGTCAGTCCCTATCACCCGCTGTTCCGCGGTGTGATCGGCTTCGCCGGCCACACCTCTGCGATCCAGGCATTGCTGGATCCGAACGTCGATACCGTCATTGCCGTGGGCACTGCCCTGACCGAGTCGGCCACCGATGGCTGGAATGCGGACCTGATCCTGAACCGGCGCCTGATTCACATCGATGCCATCGAAAGCAATCTGACCAAGTCGCCCATGGCCAGGCTGCACGTGCGCGGCCATCTGGCGTCGATTTTCGACGAGCTGGCGCGGCGGATGAAGGCCGCGGATATCTACAGCCTGGTACCACCGAAAAATGAGCTGAGACAGGAACAATCGAAGCCCCCGCGAGTGGCGCAGCTGCGCCGTTTGCCGAACGTCGAGCTCGAGGATGCTGCTAAGCACGAAGATGATTCGACGCCCATCAAGCCGCAACGTTTGATGCACGACTTGACTCGCCTGTTTCCACCCCATACTCATTATCTTGTAGATTCCGGCAATAGCATGACCTGGGCTATACATTACCTGCACCCCTACGATCGCCGCCTCGCCGGTCGCCGCGATGTCAAAGGCAGCATTTTCTGGGCGCCGCTGGAGTTCGCATCAATGGGCTGGGCGATCGGCGCATCCATCGGCGCTGCTTTGGCAAAACCCGAAACGCCTATCGTGTGCATCACCGGCGATGGCAGTGTGCTGATGTCCGGACAGGAACTGACCGTTGCGATAGAACAGGGACTCACGGTGATCTTCGTGATCCTGAACGACAGTGCCCTGGGGATGGTCAAGCACGGCCAGCGGCTGTCCGGTGCGGAGCCCATAGGCTTCCAACTTCCTCGTGTGGACTTCGCAGCCCTGGCAGGGGCGCTTGGTGCGCAGGGGCTGGTCATTGAATCCCCCGCAGATCTCGAAGCGCTCGATATTCCTACCCTCTGTGCTCGAAGAGGCCCGACGGTGCTGGATATTCGAGTGGATCCGGAGGAGATTCCTCCCATGGCCAGCCGCATCCGGATGCTGAACACGTCGGCAGAGGATGCCAAGGTGTCGCATTAA
- a CDS encoding TonB-dependent receptor gives MLFIAGLAGGHHLRAATPEEAELALSYGDHDFVTIATGVAQPLSTAPAVATVITADDIRRMGALDLNQVLATVPGLHVGLSSYRFSPVYSFRGIHTDKNPQVLVLVNGTPITQALVGDRGANFNLPVESIRRIEVIRGPGSAVYGADAYAGVIDITTKTAADYDGIETGVRGGSFDTAAAWGMYGGRINGIDVALSIEASTTDGDSGRRVGSDAQTVFDQVFNTTASRAPGSFSTGVDRIDTRIDIGTRDWFVRFWNWRQTDLGVGPGLSQVLDPSGQGDVDNYLVETGLRERPLTEHWTAEARVSYMDINTRSRQTLFPAGSVLPIGADGNINPLAPVGPVPPAGGVGFPDGLIGNPEVYERHARLDLVTYYSGMRNHAWRIGAGIYHAELEPKETKNFGPGVIDGTVSPIDGTLTSVTGTPYVFITDESRTVKYVSIQDQWGLAPDWRLTAGVRYDHYSDFGATVNPRLALVWNTRQNLTTKFLYGRAFRAPSFAELFTINNPVVLGNPNLDPETIDTFELAFDYQPTFDTRIGLSVFKYNARDLIRFVPDSNSLTATAANTAGQKGHGFELELDSRLTSVLDLRTYYAYQRSTDRETDAQAAFSPEHQAYVQLRWRPANLWEVSTQVKWVGERVREPGDPRDPLEGYALLDGALTRTGARGQWSLQLSLLNLLDTDAREPSPMEPGIPGGALIPDDYPLAGRAAFLTGRLAF, from the coding sequence ATGCTTTTCATAGCCGGGCTTGCGGGCGGCCACCACCTGCGGGCTGCTACGCCCGAGGAAGCCGAGCTGGCGCTCTCCTACGGCGACCATGACTTCGTGACCATCGCCACGGGCGTGGCGCAGCCGCTGTCCACCGCGCCGGCCGTGGCGACCGTCATCACGGCGGACGACATCCGTCGCATGGGCGCGCTGGATCTGAATCAGGTCCTGGCCACGGTGCCGGGCCTCCACGTCGGACTGTCCTCCTACCGGTTTTCGCCGGTATATTCCTTCCGCGGCATCCATACCGACAAGAATCCCCAGGTGCTGGTACTGGTCAACGGCACGCCCATTACTCAGGCGCTGGTGGGTGATCGTGGCGCCAATTTCAATCTGCCGGTGGAATCCATTCGCCGCATCGAGGTCATCCGCGGGCCGGGCTCGGCTGTCTACGGCGCCGATGCCTACGCCGGCGTCATCGACATCACCACCAAGACTGCCGCCGATTACGACGGCATCGAGACCGGCGTGCGTGGCGGCTCCTTCGATACCGCCGCCGCCTGGGGCATGTACGGCGGGCGTATCAACGGCATCGATGTCGCCCTGTCCATCGAGGCCTCCACCACCGACGGTGACAGTGGCCGGCGGGTGGGCAGTGACGCCCAGACGGTCTTCGACCAGGTCTTCAACACCACGGCCTCGCGGGCGCCGGGCAGCTTCAGCACAGGTGTCGACCGGATCGATACCCGCATCGATATCGGTACCCGGGACTGGTTCGTGCGCTTCTGGAACTGGCGACAGACGGACCTGGGGGTCGGGCCGGGACTGAGCCAAGTGCTCGACCCCAGCGGTCAGGGGGATGTGGACAATTATCTGGTCGAAACGGGGTTACGCGAGCGGCCGCTGACCGAGCATTGGACCGCCGAGGCGCGTGTCAGTTACATGGACATCAATACCCGCTCCCGTCAGACCTTGTTCCCCGCGGGCAGCGTGTTGCCCATCGGCGCGGACGGCAACATCAATCCTCTCGCACCAGTGGGGCCTGTCCCACCAGCGGGAGGGGTTGGTTTTCCCGACGGGCTGATCGGCAATCCGGAGGTCTACGAGCGGCACGCCCGCCTGGATCTGGTGACGTACTACAGTGGTATGCGCAACCATGCCTGGCGGATCGGCGCGGGCATCTATCATGCCGAGTTGGAGCCCAAGGAGACCAAGAACTTCGGCCCGGGGGTGATCGACGGCACGGTCAGCCCCATCGATGGGACCCTGACCTCAGTGACCGGCACACCCTATGTGTTCATCACCGACGAGTCGCGGACGGTGAAATATGTCTCCATTCAGGACCAATGGGGCCTCGCGCCGGACTGGAGACTGACCGCCGGGGTGCGCTACGATCACTACTCCGACTTCGGCGCGACCGTCAATCCGCGTCTCGCCCTGGTCTGGAACACCCGTCAGAACCTGACCACCAAGTTTCTCTACGGGCGCGCCTTCCGGGCGCCGTCGTTCGCGGAGCTGTTCACCATCAACAATCCGGTAGTACTAGGCAACCCCAATCTTGATCCGGAGACCATCGATACCTTCGAGCTTGCCTTCGACTACCAACCGACCTTCGATACCCGCATCGGTCTCAGTGTATTCAAATACAACGCTCGCGACCTGATCCGTTTCGTGCCCGACAGCAACAGCCTGACCGCCACCGCCGCGAACACCGCCGGCCAGAAGGGCCATGGCTTCGAACTGGAGCTCGACAGCCGCCTGACCTCCGTGCTGGATCTGCGCACTTACTATGCCTACCAGCGTTCGACCGATCGCGAGACCGATGCCCAGGCGGCGTTTTCTCCCGAACACCAGGCCTATGTACAGCTGCGCTGGCGCCCAGCCAATCTGTGGGAGGTCTCCACCCAGGTCAAATGGGTGGGCGAACGCGTGCGCGAGCCTGGTGACCCGCGCGACCCGCTCGAGGGCTATGCCCTGCTGGATGGCGCGCTGACGCGGACGGGCGCGCGCGGTCAGTGGAGCCTGCAGCTGTCCCTGCTCAATCTCCTGGACACCGATGCCCGCGAGCCCAGTCCCATGGAACCGGGCATACCCGGTGGCGCGCTGATTCCCGACGATTATCCCCTCGCCGGCCGCGCGGCCTTCCTGACCGGTCGCCTGGCGTTCTGA
- a CDS encoding citrate synthase → MADDPPKVERRAEHFAERVECGFWLERPAPDNPYVAAAAYCHGYDLRELLAKCSYWEYLYLLFTGRRCSPAQHGLLEQLGIALANPGPRHPATRAAITASVSKADPVHILPLGLNVLGGAHLGAAEAGAAMMFVRRHLRRDPRDEARVRTEVPATDAVGVAGVAGGDVRPAPGFGTRYRGIDLVAVDLGRALARAPGAGEALAWAATFAAELQHRDCGGWLLPGVAAAALLDLGFHPKTGPGLFQWLSAPGLLAHAFEMSNQPLTALPFIDDSRYFIDDD, encoded by the coding sequence GTGGCCGACGATCCGCCCAAGGTCGAGCGCCGTGCAGAGCATTTTGCCGAGCGCGTGGAATGTGGCTTCTGGCTGGAGCGGCCGGCACCCGACAACCCCTATGTCGCCGCCGCGGCCTATTGTCATGGCTACGACCTGCGCGAGCTGCTGGCCAAGTGTTCTTACTGGGAATACCTCTATCTGCTGTTCACCGGGCGGCGCTGCAGCCCGGCGCAGCACGGACTGCTGGAGCAGCTGGGCATCGCCCTGGCCAACCCGGGGCCGCGGCACCCGGCCACGCGGGCCGCGATCACCGCTTCTGTGTCTAAAGCCGATCCCGTGCATATCCTGCCGCTCGGTCTGAACGTGCTCGGCGGTGCACACCTGGGTGCGGCGGAGGCCGGGGCCGCGATGATGTTTGTCCGGCGTCATCTGCGGCGGGATCCACGCGACGAGGCGCGGGTGCGGACGGAGGTGCCGGCCACCGACGCGGTGGGTGTGGCAGGCGTGGCGGGGGGGGACGTCCGGCCGGCGCCGGGCTTTGGTACGCGCTACCGGGGCATCGACCTCGTGGCCGTTGATCTGGGCCGGGCGCTGGCACGAGCGCCCGGCGCCGGTGAGGCGCTCGCCTGGGCCGCGACCTTCGCCGCCGAGCTGCAGCACCGCGACTGCGGCGGCTGGTTGCTGCCGGGCGTGGCCGCCGCCGCCCTGCTGGATCTGGGGTTTCACCCCAAGACCGGGCCCGGGCTGTTTCAATGGCTGTCCGCGCCCGGTCTGCTGGCCCATGCCTTCGAGATGAGCAACCAGCCCCTAACAGCCCTGCCCTTCATCGACGACAGCCGGTACTTCATCGATGACGACTGA
- a CDS encoding EAL domain-containing protein, translating to MQPLKWINRLSFTRQIAGVFVTGIVLVYLTSSIAISLGSVRAVRSAILDEGRQIAETFANQSVLALLYHSPDNVSDAAEATLGFPDVKTVAIFGDEGELLASFGERLPEGIDAQGLPDGTALHTEAPGFFAFTAPVRFGEQLFRSTAEEPVPAGEPQTIGHVYLVVGKDRLAVLTRSIFGFNFVLSVILAGALLVALLAVTRSVTHPVQTLSHLMRRAERGETGIRADAAGPCDVREMQYSFNTMMGVIEDRNRDLAASRDAALEVARLKGEFAANVSHELRTPLNSVLGMIELLRVSRTLPAGDRKYIDVAFASGNVLLDLINDILDFSKVETGHVQLHVEDFYLPNMVGDVIRLVSDQARRKQLDICYEFDARIPLSLRGDVRRLRQVVLNLASNAVKFTADGSVLIRVGCEVHREDGPQLRVEVVDTGIGIPLHAHGRIFDAFEQADGSTTRRYGGTGLGLAICRQLVTLMGGRIGVMSFPGHGSTFWFSMPIVQAEDTRVVPDRASTAGIRVLAVSGVQRRAVLLGQIFQRWGSYFRFAASIEQAALLLDEATDAGRAYDVLLVDLPTAAADQTAVDFLQQMQTSGRAACIAMADVTDVPPALAATDVGWLLRPLCEAALYDGVVHGLQRRSRPDGIDEALPEVLQLSANVLLVEDDAPSQLVARSMLERLGCRVVVANNGREALEMLDGRHFDLLLMDCQMPELDGYETTRRIRSSGGAHAAVPILAMTANATAGDREHCLAIGMNDHISKPLRLQVLADKLRPWLPVAVSDTAARPIDHSLDHVIFDDIRAQLGATFGEYLAVFERDMARYIAMLAEQVQQPDPRTVMATAHTLRGSASTIGAVRLAGIAQSIESAARHGGAATLSADTAELRTALLEFSQMAAAVAATTEQDMPPATVLIVDEDHGTRLVLRKLMEADGCTVIESDNGADAVASCQESMPDLILMDAVMPGMDGFTACARIRAQAECAATPVLMITALDDTTAIEHALAAGATDYIPRPINFGLLRKRIARLLHAHRADRDRWRLANVDELTGLSNRQAFRETLAGMVLSAQDASADLAVLFLDLDRFKIANDSLGHDVGDLLIRAVGARILQCVQPDDLVARLGGDEFGVVLHNPTGRDMVAKVAGRLCQILAEPFTFLEKEVFLGASIGIAMYPQDGETLGELIKNADTAMYQAKADKGGRYNFYQSDMAHAVAARLDIERDLRRALDRDQFELYYQPQIDLDSGQVFAVEALIRWRHPDRGMVLPLEFIPIAEETGLIIPIGHWVLVQACAAAARLRRTLPDIRMAVNFCGKQLQQPGFVESVYAALKNSDLPAHALELEITESSLIDKSGSVATVIAEIKAAGISLSVDDFGTGYSSLSYLSRLPLDMVKIDRTFVRNLPDDTVNANLIKAIVAMTTSLGITVLAEGVETQAQVDALHAMGCTRMQGFHWARPLPFEELVRWFGARDGAEPRNILPFNRR from the coding sequence ATGCAACCCCTGAAGTGGATCAATCGCCTCAGTTTCACCCGCCAGATCGCCGGGGTCTTCGTCACCGGCATCGTGCTGGTCTACCTGACGTCGAGCATCGCGATCTCCCTCGGGTCGGTGCGTGCCGTGCGCAGCGCCATACTCGACGAGGGACGACAGATCGCCGAGACCTTCGCCAATCAGAGTGTGCTGGCCCTGCTGTACCACAGCCCGGACAATGTGAGCGATGCCGCCGAGGCGACGTTGGGTTTTCCCGACGTCAAGACGGTCGCTATCTTCGGCGACGAAGGCGAATTGCTCGCCAGTTTCGGGGAGCGGCTGCCGGAGGGGATCGATGCACAAGGGCTTCCCGATGGCACCGCCCTGCATACCGAGGCGCCGGGGTTCTTCGCCTTCACCGCGCCCGTCCGGTTCGGCGAGCAGCTGTTCCGCTCGACGGCCGAGGAGCCGGTACCGGCCGGCGAGCCGCAGACCATCGGTCATGTCTATCTGGTGGTCGGCAAGGACCGACTGGCGGTACTCACCCGCAGCATCTTCGGTTTCAACTTCGTTCTATCCGTGATCCTTGCCGGTGCCCTGCTGGTCGCGCTGCTGGCGGTCACCCGTAGCGTCACTCACCCCGTGCAGACGCTGTCGCACCTCATGCGCCGTGCCGAGCGGGGTGAGACCGGTATCCGGGCCGACGCGGCCGGACCCTGCGACGTGCGTGAGATGCAGTATTCCTTCAATACCATGATGGGGGTCATCGAGGACCGCAACCGTGACCTCGCTGCATCGCGCGACGCGGCCCTCGAGGTCGCGCGCCTCAAGGGCGAATTCGCAGCCAACGTCAGCCACGAGCTGCGCACCCCGCTGAACAGCGTGCTCGGCATGATCGAGCTGTTGCGTGTGAGCCGCACACTGCCGGCCGGCGATCGCAAGTACATCGATGTCGCCTTTGCGTCCGGCAATGTGCTGCTGGATCTCATCAACGATATCCTGGATTTCTCCAAGGTCGAGACCGGTCACGTGCAGCTGCACGTTGAGGATTTCTACCTGCCGAACATGGTCGGTGACGTCATCCGGCTCGTCTCGGACCAGGCACGCCGCAAGCAGCTGGACATCTGCTACGAATTCGATGCACGCATTCCACTGTCCCTGCGGGGTGATGTCAGACGCCTGCGTCAGGTCGTACTCAACCTGGCCTCCAATGCAGTCAAGTTCACCGCGGACGGTTCTGTGCTGATCCGTGTTGGTTGTGAGGTACACCGGGAGGATGGGCCACAGCTGCGCGTCGAGGTGGTGGATACAGGCATTGGCATCCCGCTGCACGCCCATGGTCGCATCTTCGATGCCTTCGAACAGGCGGATGGCTCTACCACCCGGCGCTATGGCGGGACCGGTCTCGGGTTGGCGATCTGCCGCCAACTGGTGACGCTGATGGGCGGCCGCATCGGTGTCATGAGCTTCCCCGGGCACGGATCGACATTCTGGTTTTCCATGCCGATCGTCCAGGCCGAAGATACCCGTGTGGTACCGGATCGGGCATCCACCGCCGGCATCCGCGTGCTGGCGGTGTCCGGCGTCCAGCGGCGGGCCGTGCTCCTCGGTCAGATCTTCCAGCGCTGGGGCAGCTACTTCCGGTTCGCCGCGTCGATCGAGCAGGCGGCCCTGCTGCTGGACGAGGCGACGGACGCCGGACGGGCCTATGACGTCCTGCTGGTGGACCTGCCCACGGCGGCAGCCGACCAGACGGCGGTCGATTTCCTGCAGCAGATGCAGACATCCGGCAGGGCTGCATGCATCGCAATGGCCGATGTCACAGACGTACCGCCGGCCTTGGCGGCGACGGATGTGGGCTGGCTGCTGCGGCCGCTGTGCGAGGCTGCACTCTACGATGGGGTGGTTCACGGTCTGCAGCGCCGTTCCCGGCCGGATGGTATCGACGAGGCGCTGCCGGAGGTGCTGCAGTTAAGCGCGAATGTATTGCTGGTTGAGGATGACGCTCCCAGTCAACTGGTAGCGCGCAGCATGCTGGAGCGTCTGGGTTGTCGCGTGGTCGTCGCCAACAACGGTCGTGAAGCGCTGGAGATGCTGGATGGCCGCCACTTCGACCTGTTGCTGATGGACTGCCAGATGCCGGAGCTGGATGGCTATGAGACAACACGCCGCATCCGCAGCTCGGGGGGGGCACATGCGGCCGTACCCATTCTGGCGATGACCGCCAATGCGACGGCCGGAGATCGCGAACATTGTCTCGCGATTGGTATGAACGACCATATCAGCAAGCCACTGCGGCTGCAGGTGCTGGCGGACAAGCTACGCCCGTGGCTGCCGGTCGCAGTATCGGACACAGCGGCCCGTCCGATCGACCACAGCCTGGATCATGTGATCTTCGACGATATCCGCGCGCAGCTTGGCGCTACCTTCGGCGAATATCTGGCCGTCTTCGAACGGGACATGGCGCGCTATATCGCCATGCTCGCTGAACAGGTACAGCAGCCGGATCCGCGCACGGTCATGGCAACCGCGCATACCCTGCGAGGCAGCGCGAGCACCATCGGCGCCGTACGTCTCGCCGGAATCGCACAGTCCATCGAATCCGCGGCGCGCCACGGCGGTGCCGCCACGCTGAGCGCTGATACGGCGGAGCTGCGCACGGCACTGCTGGAATTCTCGCAGATGGCGGCCGCCGTCGCTGCAACCACAGAGCAGGATATGCCGCCAGCGACCGTGCTGATCGTAGACGAAGATCACGGCACGCGGCTGGTTCTGCGCAAACTCATGGAGGCCGACGGCTGTACCGTCATCGAATCCGACAACGGTGCGGACGCGGTTGCTTCCTGTCAGGAATCCATGCCGGATCTGATTTTGATGGACGCGGTCATGCCGGGTATGGATGGCTTCACGGCCTGTGCCCGGATCCGGGCACAGGCCGAGTGTGCCGCGACACCGGTACTGATGATCACTGCGCTCGACGACACCACCGCCATTGAGCACGCGCTCGCGGCCGGGGCGACCGATTATATCCCGCGGCCAATCAATTTCGGGCTGCTGCGCAAGCGCATCGCCCGCCTGCTGCATGCGCACCGCGCCGATCGGGACCGTTGGCGGCTGGCCAACGTGGACGAACTCACGGGTCTGTCCAACCGGCAGGCCTTCCGTGAGACGCTGGCTGGCATGGTGCTCTCCGCTCAGGATGCGTCGGCCGACCTCGCCGTACTGTTCCTGGACCTGGATCGCTTCAAGATCGCCAACGATTCGCTCGGTCATGATGTCGGCGATCTGCTGATCCGCGCCGTCGGGGCCCGTATCCTGCAGTGCGTCCAGCCAGACGACCTGGTGGCCCGTCTCGGCGGTGACGAATTCGGTGTCGTGCTGCACAATCCGACCGGGCGTGACATGGTCGCCAAGGTTGCCGGACGTCTCTGCCAGATCCTGGCCGAGCCGTTTACTTTCCTTGAGAAGGAGGTGTTTCTCGGCGCCAGCATCGGCATCGCCATGTATCCGCAGGACGGTGAGACGCTGGGCGAACTGATCAAGAATGCCGATACAGCCATGTATCAGGCCAAAGCGGATAAGGGTGGGCGCTACAATTTCTATCAGTCGGACATGGCGCACGCCGTCGCGGCCCGACTGGACATCGAGCGCGATCTCCGCCGGGCGTTGGACCGCGACCAGTTCGAACTGTACTACCAGCCGCAGATCGACTTGGACAGTGGTCAGGTATTCGCTGTGGAGGCGCTGATCCGTTGGCGTCACCCTGACCGCGGAATGGTCTTGCCGCTGGAATTCATCCCGATTGCCGAGGAGACCGGCCTCATCATTCCCATCGGTCACTGGGTGCTGGTGCAGGCCTGCGCCGCGGCGGCCCGGCTGCGACGGACGCTGCCGGATATCCGCATGGCGGTGAACTTCTGCGGGAAGCAATTGCAGCAACCGGGCTTCGTCGAGAGTGTGTACGCCGCGCTCAAGAACAGCGACCTGCCGGCCCACGCCCTCGAGCTGGAGATCACCGAGTCGTCCCTCATTGACAAGTCCGGCAGTGTTGCCACCGTGATAGCCGAAATCAAAGCGGCCGGGATCTCGCTGTCGGTGGATGACTTCGGCACCGGCTACTCGTCATTGAGCTATCTCAGCCGGTTGCCACTGGATATGGTGAAGATCGACCGCACCTTCGTCCGCAATCTGCCCGACGACACCGTTAATGCCAACCTCATCAAGGCAATCGTGGCCATGACCACCAGCCTTGGTATCACTGTCCTGGCGGAAGGCGTTGAGACACAGGCACAGGTGGATGCCCTGCATGCCATGGGTTGCACACGCATGCAGGGGTTCCACTGGGCACGGCCGCTACCCTTTGAGGAGCTGGTCCGCTGGTTCGGTGCGCGCGATGGCGCCGAACCGCGCAACATCCTGCCGTTCAATCGC